TCAAGTGGCGAGGATACCACCAGCCGCCGCCGGCGGGAATTGCTGGCCCGGATGATGCGCCAGCAAAAAACCTTTCGAGGTTTTAATGACGATATGCTGGCCCGCGCACTTGATGCCAACCATCCTGATCACCGTGAAAATGTCGCGATCCTGGGCGATATGGCAAACGCCCTTGGCCGGGATGTTTGTTGTGCCCAGCAAATTGCCGTGGCCCGACGGCGTGATTATGACGCCGATTTACCCCACATCGCCATCCCGTGCCATGTGATGTGGGGCGAAAAAGATGCGATTATTCCCCCACATGACCAGCGTGATTTGGCCGCAAAAATACCCGGTGCGACCTGGCAGAGCGTTGCCAATGCCGCACATTATGTGCCGCTGGAAGCACCGTATATGTTTGTAGATGCCCTGTGGAGCCTTTTGCAGCGTTAGGTATGCAGGACAGGTATCTGATGCCCGTTTTAATTAGCAGGGCGCAAAGCGCGAACAGCGATTGTCGTTGCGGTCAGGCTGGTTGATCGGGAACAGGTAATGAATGATGGCCGGTGCCATTTGATCAAGCTGTTGCTGGTCGATCGGTGTTTTG
The window above is part of the Thalassospira marina genome. Proteins encoded here:
- a CDS encoding alpha/beta fold hydrolase; this translates as MSKTAPAPILDKAAQPAHDVVFLPGMLADQRLWQCVVPLLEGGQGRSGGGIRPHFPDMRGYNSIEDMADAIAAMFSTPVVLVGMSMGGYVALELVRRFPGLVSHMLLVNTRSSGEDTTSRRRRELLARMMRQQKTFRGFNDDMLARALDANHPDHRENVAILGDMANALGRDVCCAQQIAVARRRDYDADLPHIAIPCHVMWGEKDAIIPPHDQRDLAAKIPGATWQSVANAAHYVPLEAPYMFVDALWSLLQR